DNA from Nitriliruptor alkaliphilus DSM 45188:
CCGGGACGACGCAGAACGACATCGTCAAGGAGTACCTCTCGCGCGGGACGTACGCGTTCCCACCCGAACCGTCCATGCGACTGACCACCGACGTGGTGACCTACACCGTCGAGCACCTGCCCCGGTGGAACCCGCTCAACATCTGCAGCTACCACCTCCAGGAGGCGGGGGCGACGCCGGTGCAGGAGCTGGCGTTCGCGCTGGCCAACGCCATCGCGGTCCTCGACGCGGTCCGTGAACGTGGCCAGGTCCCCGAGGAGGACTTCGGGAAGGTCGTCGGCCGTATCTCGTTCTTCGTGAACGCGGGCATCCGGTTCGTCGAGGAGGTCGCCAAGATGCGCGCCTTCGTCGAGCTGTGGGACCGCATCACCCAGGAGCGCTACGGCATCACCGACCCCAAGATGCGCCTGTTCCGCTACGGCGTGCAGGTCAACTCGCTCGGCCTGACCGAGCAGCAGCCGGAGAACAACATCACCCGCATCCTGATCGAGATGCTCGGGGTGACCCTGTCGAAGGACGCCCGCGCCCGCGCGGTCCAGCTGCCGGCGTGGAACGAAGCGCTCGGGCTGCCCCGCCCGTGGGACCAGCAGCTGAGCCTGCGCATGCAGCAGGTCCTGGCCTTCGAGACCGACCTGCTCGAGAACGACGACCTCTTCGAGGGGTCGGTCGTCATGGACCGCAAGGTCGGCGAACTGGTCGACGGGGCGACGGCGCTGCTCGATGAGGTGCTCGACCTCGGTGGGGCCGTCCAGGCGGTCGACTTCATGAAGGCCGAGCTGGTCCGCTCGAACGCCGAGCGTCTGCGCGGCATCGAGTCCGGGGCGCAGACCGTCGTCGGCGTCAACAGGTTCACGACCGACGAGCCCTCGCCCCTGGTCGACGCCGAGGGCGGGATCCTCAAGGTCGACGAACGCGCCGAGACCGAGGCCATCGCTCGCCTGGAGGCGTGGCGCGCGGCCCGCGACGACGCGGCCGTCGCCGAGGCGCTGACCGAGCTGCGCCGGGCCGCGGACGCCGACGAGAACCTGATGCCCGCCTCCATCGCGTGTGCGAAGGCCGGCGTGACCACCGGTGAGTGGTCGCAGGCGCTGCGGGCGATCTTCGGCGAGTACCGCGGGCCGACCGGTGTGTCGGACCGGGCGATGGCCACCGGCGGCGACCTCGCCGAGAAGCTGGCCGAGGGTCGACGCCGCGTCGGTGCGGTCGAGGACAAGCTCGGTCGTCGCCTGCGCATCCTGGTGGGCAAGCCCGGCCTCGACGGCCACTCCAACGGTGCCGAGCAGGTCGCCATCCGGGCTCGCGACCTCGGTATGGAGGTCATCTACGAGGGCATCCGCCTGACGCCGGACCAGATCGTGCGCGCCGCCGTCGACGAGGACGTCCACGTCGTCGGTCTGTCGATCCTGTCCGGCTCGCACCTGGCGCTGATCCCGCAGGTGCTCGAGGGGCTGCGGGCGGAGGGCCACGACGTGCCGGTCGTGGCCGGCGGGATCATCCCCGCCGAGGATGCCCGCAAGCTGAAGGAGGCCGGGGTCGCAGCGGTCTTCACCCCGAAGGACTTCGACCTCACCTCCGTCCTGGCCGACGTCGCCGAGCTGGCCGGCGCCCGCCTCCAACCCGCCTGACCTCTGCGCCACGACGGTCCCCACAACCGTCGGAAGTGACGGTTGTCAGAGGCCGATCAGGTGGCGGGTTCGCCGTCCTCGGACGGCCACCGTGGCGGACGCTGACCCAGGAGGCGGCGCGCCTCCTCGATGACGAGGTAGGTGACCGCCTCGATCTCGGACGCCCGATCACGCAGCTCCGCCGCGTCGCCGTCGAGCCCGAGCAGCCGTCGGTCATCGGCCTCCGCCAGCAGCAGATCGGCCTCGTCGAACATCCTGTCGGCGACGGCCCGCAGGTGCGTCCCCTGATCCAGCGGGGTGACGGGCGCCGGTGTGGCCTGTCGCCGGTCCCCGCGAGGTCGCACCGGTCGCGGCCGCAGGAGCACCACGGCCATGATGGCGAGGTGCCCTGCGATCAGCAGCTGCAGGGTGGTGCCGGACACATCAGCTCCGATGCTCTCCCCCGAGCGTGACGGTGCGTGCAGGAGGGGCGCCCGAGAGCGCCCCTCCGGGGGAACCTAGCTCAGGCTGCGCACTCGAACTCCACCGCGACGGCCCGTGCTGTTGTCGTTGTTCTCGACCCGTTGCCGCAGGTCCTTGACCCCCGAAGCCATCCGGCCTCGCTGGGCGTCCGCGAGCAGGCGGCCACAAGGAACGTCGCACCTCGCGCTGGAAAGACACGAGTTGGGGGAACCGCCCGAGGCGGTCCCCCCAAGCCCGTAGCTACGGGTTACTTCCCGGAGCAGATCGTCTCCTGGACCTTCGCGCCCTTCTTGAGGGTCACGCACACGCCCGAGGTGCTCTCGCCTTCGTCCCACTCACCCTCGATGAAGGTTTGCCCACCCGGGTTCGTGCTTTCGTCCGTCGTGTCGTGCGTGTAGGTGGTCACGTCGGTCTTCAGGACCTCAACCGCGTCGTTGTTCTGCAGATCCTCGCTCGCATCGAACGTGCAGGTGTAGTTGCCATCTGTGTCGGTTCCCCACGCACCGCCCGCCTCGGTGCACGAACTCTCGACCGCGGTCAGGTTGCCATCGTCCTTCAGCTCTGCGGACGCCGGACCCGCCAGCATCCCAACGCTGAGCGCCGCGACGCCGAGGACGGTGACGAGCTTGCGGTTCCTCATGGTGTGTGCCTTCCCTGGCGCTCTCGCGCCTGTCGTGGGAAGGTGTGTCGGTTTCGCCCCTGGCTCCCCGGTCGGCTCGGCGACCAACTACCGCCGACCGGATCGATGCCCCACACCCAGTTCGCCGAACCCCTGTAGATCGACGACTGAGGTGACCATCGCTGGTGAGCCTGAACTCAACCTGAAGCTGCGGCCGGTCGGGACCTCGGTCCCGGCACGTTCGGGCCGGTTCGGCCAGGCCGGTCGGTCACGGTGTCCCCGTAGGCTCCTCGCATGCCCACCACCGCGCCCCGGGTGCTGCTCGTCGAGGACGACGAAGCGCTGCGCCTCGCCACCACCTCGTCGCT
Protein-coding regions in this window:
- a CDS encoding protein meaA encodes the protein MRTYSGHSSAAASNELYRTNLAKGQTGLSVAFDLPTQTGYDSDHVLARGEVGKVGVPVTSLDDMRTLFDAIPLEQMNTSMTINATAMWLLALYIAVAEEQGADVAQLAGTTQNDIVKEYLSRGTYAFPPEPSMRLTTDVVTYTVEHLPRWNPLNICSYHLQEAGATPVQELAFALANAIAVLDAVRERGQVPEEDFGKVVGRISFFVNAGIRFVEEVAKMRAFVELWDRITQERYGITDPKMRLFRYGVQVNSLGLTEQQPENNITRILIEMLGVTLSKDARARAVQLPAWNEALGLPRPWDQQLSLRMQQVLAFETDLLENDDLFEGSVVMDRKVGELVDGATALLDEVLDLGGAVQAVDFMKAELVRSNAERLRGIESGAQTVVGVNRFTTDEPSPLVDAEGGILKVDERAETEAIARLEAWRAARDDAAVAEALTELRRAADADENLMPASIACAKAGVTTGEWSQALRAIFGEYRGPTGVSDRAMATGGDLAEKLAEGRRRVGAVEDKLGRRLRILVGKPGLDGHSNGAEQVAIRARDLGMEVIYEGIRLTPDQIVRAAVDEDVHVVGLSILSGSHLALIPQVLEGLRAEGHDVPVVAGGIIPAEDARKLKEAGVAAVFTPKDFDLTSVLADVAELAGARLQPA